A window of Apium graveolens cultivar Ventura chromosome 8, ASM990537v1, whole genome shotgun sequence contains these coding sequences:
- the LOC141679874 gene encoding uncharacterized protein LOC141679874, with the protein MVKYVRLVRAVMTLFDECHVEHISREENAKADALSKSALSELVAPIGLGKSWIYPIKAQIQNGWLPTNVKEARKLVVRALRYGIPRILVTENGTQFNSKEFWKYCEENEIELRFTSVTHPQANSVAHPQANGQADVANRIILDGLKKRIENSRSNWVDEILPILWAYRTTCKVTTGATPFMLACGAEAVVPVRISHSSPRIQAFNAEENEEGQRLALDLIDKV; encoded by the exons ATGGTAAAGTATGTACGCCTGGTGAGAGCTGTGATGACCCTATTCGATGAGTGCCATGTCGAGCACATTTCAAgagaagaaaatgctaaggctgATGCATTATCCAAGTCCGCCTTGTCAGAG cttgttgCCCCTATAGGGCTTGGAAAATCATGGATATATCCTAttaaggcccaaatccaaaatGGTTGGCTCCCGACTAACGTGAAGGAAGCACGAAAGTTGGTTGTACGTGCACTGAG ATATGGAATTCCTCGCATCTTGGTTACTGaaaatggaacacaattcaatagTAAGGAATTTtggaagtattgtgaggagaatgaaattgagttgcgaTTCACTTCCGTAACTCATCCTCAAGCCAATTCCGTAGCTCATCctcaagccaatgggcaagcagatGTGGCAAATCGAATTATTCTGGATGGATTAAAAAAGAGGATTGAAAATTCCAGGAGTAACTGGGTAGATGAGATATTGCCGATACTTTGGGCTTATAGAACCACTTGCAAAGTCACAACAGGAGCAACACCATTTATGTTAGCATGTGGAGCAGAAGCGGTCGTACCGGTACGGATATCGCATTCGTCCCCAAGAATCCAAGCATTCAacgctgaggaaaatgaggagggtCAAAGACTAGCCCTGGATTTAATAGATAAAGTGTGA
- the LOC141677588 gene encoding peroxisomal membrane protein PMP22-like has product MGSVAKNGLKKYLLQLQQHPLRTKAITAGVLSAISDIVSQKLTGIQKLQLRRLLLKVLFGVVYLGPFGHYFHTFLDKVFKGKKDPSTVGKKVLVEQLTSSPWNNLLFMIYYGSIIEGRPWNQVKSKIKKEYPTVQYAAWTFWPVVGWINHQHVPLQFRVIVQSAVACCWGIFLSLRAAKAVTLSPAIKQQ; this is encoded by the exons ATGGGTTCTGTGGCTAAAAATGGATTGAAGAAATATCTTTTACAGCTCCAACAACACCCTTTGAGAACCAAG GCTATTACTGCAGGAGTGTTATCAGCAATTAGTGACATAGTCTCACAGAAGCTTACTGGGATACAGAAGCTTCAGCTGAGACGCCTTCTCTTGAAAGTG CTCTTTGGAGTTGTCTATCTTGGTCCATTTGGCCACTATTTTCATACTTTTCTAGACAAAGTTTTCAAGGGGAAGAAAGACCCTTCAACAGTTGGTAAAAAG GTCTTGGTGGAACAGTTGACTTCTTCTCCTTGGAATAATCTGCTTTTCATGATATACTATGGGTCGATCATAGAGG GAAGACCCTGGAACCAAGTAAAATCTAAAATCAAGAAAGAATATCCAACAGTCCAGTATGCAGCATGGACG TTTTGGCCAGTAGTTGGGTGGATCAATCACCAGCATGTCCCACTGCAGTTTCGTGTCATTGTTCAAAGTGCCGTTGCATGTTGCTG GGGCATCTTTTTGAGTTTACGGGCTGCGAAGGCTGTGACATTGAGTCCGGCAATCAAACAGCAATGA